From a region of the Cenarchaeum symbiont of Oopsacas minuta genome:
- a CDS encoding tRNA-modifying enzyme, with protein sequence MSCSGEIVTENDQLLQIKPAITKQLKKAKYGIADHSTVELCHWTKKSFRGEGNCYKHKFYGISTHQCMEFSPAGMHCQNRCVYCWRPMEFYDSMEMDPQRVAEPKDILTKLLQERKRLIMGHYGNSKTDKQKLDESLLPSHYAVSLSGEPTMYPKLPKLMRYLKSLEQTKSIFLVTNGQEPDMIKKMADEDSLPTQLYLSTNAADSESFMKINRPKYKDSWERWNKTLEMLKDLDTRTVLRLTIIRDHNDDDKSIDAFAEMIDRAQIHFVEIKSYMHIGYSTNRLERDHMLEMEEIRRISKRMVEKSSSFRIMDESDISRIVVLENKKRCIDRFIAACAQTN encoded by the coding sequence ATGAGTTGTTCAGGCGAAATTGTAACAGAAAACGATCAACTGTTACAGATAAAACCTGCAATTACAAAACAGCTAAAAAAAGCAAAGTATGGTATTGCAGACCACTCTACTGTAGAGCTCTGCCATTGGACAAAAAAATCATTCAGAGGTGAAGGCAACTGCTATAAACACAAGTTTTATGGAATATCAACACATCAATGTATGGAATTTTCACCTGCCGGAATGCACTGTCAAAACAGATGTGTCTATTGCTGGAGACCAATGGAATTTTATGATTCAATGGAGATGGATCCGCAAAGAGTAGCTGAGCCAAAAGATATTCTAACAAAGCTTTTGCAAGAACGTAAAAGACTTATCATGGGTCATTATGGTAATTCAAAGACAGATAAACAAAAACTCGATGAATCACTTTTGCCAAGTCATTACGCAGTATCTCTTTCAGGCGAGCCAACAATGTATCCAAAACTGCCAAAGCTAATGCGATATCTAAAATCCTTGGAGCAGACAAAGTCTATTTTTTTGGTAACAAATGGACAAGAACCAGACATGATTAAAAAAATGGCAGATGAAGATTCGTTGCCAACACAATTGTATCTATCTACAAATGCAGCAGACTCGGAATCATTTATGAAAATAAACCGTCCAAAGTACAAAGATTCATGGGAACGTTGGAATAAAACATTAGAGATGTTAAAAGATCTAGATACGAGAACAGTTCTAAGATTGACCATTATACGAGACCACAACGATGATGATAAAAGCATAGATGCTTTTGCAGAGATGATAGACCGAGCACAAATCCATTTTGTAGAAATAAAATCATACATGCACATAGGATACTCTACCAACAGACTAGAGAGGGATCATATGTTAGAGATGGAAGAGATTAGACGCATTTCAAAACGAATGGTAGAAAAATCATCTAGTTTTAGAATAATGGATGAGAGTGATATTTCACGCATTGTTGTGCTAGAAAATAAAAAACGATGTATTGATAGATTTATCGCAGCTTGTGCACAAACCAATTAG
- a CDS encoding aminopeptidase M24 — protein MKSRRKKLLDHAKKAGFDTIVALDPENLFYMTGFWGEAIGVLDSSGAQIIAPALEATRAKAESINCHIFSSDRGSTMITDLASILDGKKPCTDCTNYTTMMMLQKKIHNLKHDISPFTKSRIIKDSFEIKILRKASSIIDGMFELCAKSMKKGQNELQLQSILMMHAMERGMFDTGYASTLNPLIIAGGPNGALPHAQATERKFKTGDLVVVDLTLRYMGYVSDSTRTFGIGKISKKVEKIYDIVYESQRLGLKAAKPRALCSTVDNVCRKYITKAGYGKEFIHSTGHGLGLDVHETPTISVNSDTKLAKNMAITIEPGIYVSKKFGIRIEDSLIVGTSSPVMHKFTKKLITV, from the coding sequence ATGAAAAGTAGAAGAAAGAAACTACTCGATCACGCAAAAAAAGCAGGATTTGATACCATTGTGGCACTAGACCCCGAAAACCTCTTTTACATGACTGGATTTTGGGGAGAGGCAATAGGCGTGTTGGATTCATCTGGAGCTCAGATAATAGCCCCAGCATTAGAGGCTACAAGAGCAAAGGCCGAATCCATCAACTGTCACATCTTTTCTTCTGATAGGGGCTCTACGATGATAACTGATCTTGCATCTATACTAGATGGAAAAAAACCGTGTACCGATTGTACAAATTATACAACAATGATGATGCTACAAAAAAAGATCCACAATCTAAAACACGACATATCTCCATTTACAAAATCTAGAATCATAAAAGACTCATTTGAGATCAAAATACTACGCAAGGCCTCATCTATAATCGATGGCATGTTTGAGTTGTGTGCAAAGTCTATGAAAAAAGGTCAAAATGAGTTACAACTACAGTCGATATTGATGATGCATGCGATGGAGAGAGGTATGTTTGATACCGGATACGCCTCTACATTAAATCCATTGATAATAGCTGGAGGCCCAAACGGTGCCTTGCCACATGCACAAGCAACAGAGAGAAAATTCAAAACAGGAGATCTTGTAGTAGTTGATCTAACCCTACGATACATGGGATATGTATCAGATTCCACTAGAACGTTTGGCATAGGTAAAATCTCTAAAAAAGTTGAGAAAATATATGATATAGTCTATGAGTCACAACGTCTTGGATTAAAAGCTGCAAAACCAAGAGCCTTGTGTAGCACTGTAGATAATGTATGCAGAAAATATATCACCAAAGCCGGATATGGCAAAGAGTTTATACATTCTACCGGACATGGTTTAGGACTTGATGTACATGAAACACCTACCATCTCTGTAAATTCTGATACCAAACTTGCCAAAAACATGGCAATTACTATAGAACCTGGAATTTATGTGTCAAAAAAATTTGGAATACGTATAGAAGATTCATTAATAGTGGGTACGAGCTCTCCGGTAATGCATAAATTTACAAAAAAATTGATTACAGTCTAG
- a CDS encoding (2Fe-2S)-binding protein, translating to MTIINAGKVADMPPNTITKLKEADISIVNVNGEFYAITDTCTHAGASMANGKLDGEDIVCGWHGAAFNCKSGKLEKFPAKIEDLKSYKVTIENGDVLVEV from the coding sequence ATGACTATAATCAATGCAGGCAAAGTAGCAGATATGCCTCCAAATACAATAACAAAGCTAAAAGAAGCAGATATCTCTATTGTAAATGTCAATGGAGAGTTTTATGCCATAACTGACACATGTACACATGCTGGAGCTAGCATGGCAAATGGCAAACTTGATGGAGAGGATATTGTTTGCGGATGGCACGGGGCAGCTTTTAACTGTAAGAGTGGCAAACTTGAAAAATTTCCAGCAAAAATTGAAGATCTAAAATCATACAAGGTTACAATTGAAAACGGCGACGTTTTGGTAGAGGTCTAG
- a CDS encoding non-canonical purine NTP pyrophosphatase, with amino-acid sequence MQKSYDVLFASSNKKKYAEVKQILKEYNIQVGFLKFTPIEIQSDTLEEIAFDKVQQAVKCTQSPVIVEDAGLFIDSLGGFPGPYSSYVFSTLGNDGILDLLRSKRDAKFCSVIAYSSGHSTKLFSAMVQGKITRKPMGGGWGYDPIFIPKYHSKTYGEIDDKNKISHRRISLEKFANWFVHKLR; translated from the coding sequence ATGCAAAAGTCGTATGATGTTTTGTTTGCATCATCCAATAAAAAAAAATACGCCGAAGTAAAACAGATATTAAAAGAGTATAATATACAAGTAGGTTTTTTAAAGTTTACACCCATAGAAATACAATCAGATACATTAGAAGAGATTGCTTTTGATAAAGTGCAACAGGCTGTTAAATGTACCCAAAGTCCGGTCATAGTAGAAGATGCAGGATTGTTTATAGATTCACTTGGAGGATTTCCAGGACCGTATTCATCGTACGTGTTTTCAACATTGGGAAATGATGGAATACTAGATCTATTACGTTCAAAAAGAGACGCAAAGTTTTGTTCTGTTATTGCATACAGTTCAGGTCATAGCACAAAGTTGTTTTCTGCTATGGTACAAGGTAAAATTACTCGTAAACCAATGGGAGGTGGATGGGGATATGATCCAATATTCATTCCCAAATATCACAGTAAAACGTATGGTGAAATTGATGATAAAAATAAAATATCTCACAGGCGTATCTCTTTGGAAAAATTTGCTAATTGGTTTGTGCACAAGCTGCGATAA
- a CDS encoding SAM dependent methyltransferase, with amino-acid sequence MKIEDYIKSLPENIISGESVQIPNNALREILEFAKIGKRDIFYHLGCGDSAGPAIAAEYGAHAIGIDTDAEKIKIAKKIHGHSKATYECKNVLDADISDATIVFFWFTDEEIVDAITKKACNVKPGCKIITVWSPLPRCLPNKVQFPFMLHTAPFLKAKSLSEQILHVFGVKCIDFSTAWEHAERYTRAIQPPNAENNRLVTIIQTLIIWINAKNAKIACGDQIPEPVKSYMDILRNCYNIETRHLLN; translated from the coding sequence TTGAAGATTGAAGATTACATAAAGAGTTTACCAGAAAATATAATTTCTGGCGAGAGTGTACAAATTCCCAACAATGCATTACGAGAGATATTAGAATTTGCCAAAATAGGCAAAAGAGATATCTTTTATCATTTGGGTTGCGGAGATAGTGCAGGTCCAGCAATTGCTGCAGAGTATGGAGCGCACGCAATTGGAATTGATACAGATGCAGAAAAGATCAAGATCGCAAAAAAGATACACGGACACTCTAAAGCCACATATGAATGCAAAAATGTTCTAGATGCAGATATATCAGATGCAACCATAGTATTTTTTTGGTTTACAGATGAAGAGATTGTGGATGCAATAACAAAAAAGGCATGCAATGTAAAACCAGGTTGCAAAATTATAACCGTTTGGAGCCCACTTCCTAGATGCTTGCCAAATAAGGTACAATTTCCATTCATGCTACATACTGCACCTTTTCTAAAGGCAAAGAGTCTCTCAGAACAGATACTGCATGTATTTGGAGTAAAATGTATAGATTTTTCAACTGCGTGGGAACACGCCGAAAGATATACGCGTGCAATACAACCACCAAATGCAGAAAATAACAGACTAGTCACCATAATACAGACATTGATCATATGGATAAATGCAAAAAATGCCAAAATTGCCTGTGGCGATCAAATACCAGAACCAGTAAAATCATACATGGATATATTACGAAATTGTTACAATATAGAAACTAGACATCTCTTAAACTAA
- a CDS encoding nitrogen fixation protein NifR has product MSKLPNFSGKAFLAPMAGITDPAMRLLCKQMGAALVTTELTSIHGIVAQSSKKHLREFLQFSEKERPLSIQLFGSDIDALAKAAKITEPYFDLIDYNMGCPAPHITQQMAGGALLQEENLTRKILQTLVNAVDIPVTLKMRAGVTQASRKLYLNIAQIAQEEGIQMITLHPRTVSQGYSGMADWDLIAELKRTVNVPIIGNGDITSPEDAKAMMDRTKCDYVMIGRAAASNPFLFRQINEYLKTGRYCKLTKEEKKYALLQYMQYAKKYGIGLARIKTITMRFTRGVHNATKTRSLVSKAMTITDLEDIAKNS; this is encoded by the coding sequence ATGTCTAAACTCCCAAACTTTTCTGGCAAGGCTTTTCTTGCTCCGATGGCAGGTATTACAGATCCGGCTATGCGATTACTCTGTAAACAAATGGGTGCAGCACTTGTAACTACAGAACTTACTAGTATACACGGCATTGTAGCACAATCGTCAAAAAAACACTTGAGAGAATTTTTACAATTCTCTGAAAAAGAACGACCACTCTCAATACAACTCTTTGGTTCTGATATAGATGCACTAGCCAAAGCAGCTAAAATCACAGAACCTTATTTTGATCTAATAGATTACAATATGGGATGCCCTGCACCTCATATCACACAACAGATGGCAGGCGGTGCATTACTGCAAGAAGAAAATCTAACAAGAAAAATATTGCAAACCTTGGTAAATGCAGTAGACATACCAGTGACACTAAAGATGCGTGCTGGAGTTACACAAGCAAGTCGTAAACTATATTTGAACATTGCTCAAATCGCCCAAGAGGAGGGAATACAAATGATAACACTGCATCCAAGAACCGTGAGTCAGGGTTATTCTGGTATGGCCGATTGGGATCTAATTGCAGAGCTAAAACGTACAGTCAATGTACCAATAATAGGTAACGGTGATATTACATCCCCCGAAGATGCAAAGGCCATGATGGATCGTACAAAATGTGATTATGTTATGATAGGACGAGCAGCTGCATCAAATCCATTTTTATTCAGACAGATAAACGAGTATCTAAAGACTGGCAGATATTGTAAATTAACAAAAGAGGAGAAAAAATATGCCCTCTTACAATACATGCAATATGCAAAAAAATATGGAATCGGACTTGCACGCATAAAGACGATCACAATGAGGTTTACGCGGGGAGTACACAATGCTACAAAGACAAGATCCCTTGTATCCAAAGCCATGACGATAACAGACTTGGAAGATATAGCAAAAAACTCGTAA
- a CDS encoding cell division protein SepF, whose product MFYWCGDQKFPMQKQESSTYLKAFTIRDPSDIESIRKDIKKGMVLILRVTPLAQKDVEKLRTIVEDIYKVAKTNDADIARLGEERIIVTPSNVKIWKAEYDLK is encoded by the coding sequence ATGTTTTATTGGTGTGGCGATCAGAAATTTCCCATGCAAAAGCAAGAAAGTAGCACATACCTGAAAGCCTTTACGATAAGGGATCCAAGTGACATCGAGTCAATACGTAAGGATATCAAAAAAGGCATGGTACTCATACTAAGGGTTACGCCACTAGCACAAAAAGATGTTGAAAAACTTCGTACCATTGTAGAAGATATCTACAAAGTTGCAAAGACAAACGATGCAGACATTGCAAGACTCGGTGAAGAACGCATCATTGTTACGCCATCAAATGTAAAAATTTGGAAGGCCGAATACGATCTAAAATAG
- a CDS encoding Mn2+-dependent serine/threonine protein kinase, with the protein MNLIKKGAEGDIYKTKWLGKDAILKIRKAKSYRNADLDKNIRYSRTVREAQNISRARSFGVYCPLIYFIDTNECSIIMEYVNGTPVRNLSGRKFDNACEKIGSISATLHKNKIMHGDMTTSNFLVDKNGICTIDFGLTISTTKIDDLAVDLRLFKEALSSAHSKQIESAWKKFLVGYKKITANNKTFEKILKRVEIIEGRGRYAKVV; encoded by the coding sequence ATGAATTTGATAAAAAAAGGTGCCGAAGGGGATATTTACAAAACAAAATGGCTTGGCAAAGATGCTATACTAAAGATACGTAAAGCCAAATCCTATCGTAATGCGGATTTGGACAAAAATATACGATACAGTAGAACGGTAAGAGAAGCTCAAAATATCAGCCGTGCAAGATCGTTTGGCGTATACTGTCCGCTGATATATTTTATAGATACAAACGAATGTTCGATAATAATGGAGTATGTAAATGGTACGCCCGTGAGAAATTTATCTGGTCGTAAATTCGATAATGCGTGCGAGAAGATTGGTAGTATATCTGCAACACTGCATAAAAATAAAATAATGCATGGTGATATGACAACATCAAATTTTCTAGTTGATAAAAATGGAATATGTACAATTGATTTTGGTTTGACAATATCAACTACAAAGATAGACGACCTAGCCGTAGATCTGAGATTATTCAAGGAAGCATTATCTAGTGCACACTCTAAACAAATAGAATCTGCATGGAAGAAATTTCTTGTTGGATACAAAAAAATAACAGCCAATAATAAAACATTTGAAAAAATATTAAAACGCGTAGAAATAATAGAAGGAAGAGGTAGATATGCAAAAGTCGTATGA
- a CDS encoding Mg2 and Co2 transporter, translating to MRGQFIAKLRSTKKRPEVTKVSEKIRIMQGNGFVWKDLQNPDRSQLENLQKEHNLNALNIEDCLTKFELPKLDGYLDHIFFILHFPPLGSKEIKHSQLSIFAGKGYLITVHQGDLDPLTTLVNDCEQCNSRGTTLLKKSLSTVLHEIIDLLVDDLLHMMRRIISNLDEIEDAVFDDKKSIARRISILRREIVKVRRTVGPLKRIVSEASSHIEKIDPSGDLQYHFDDVTDHIDKIVDMLEEARETMEIYKDTDFMLSTEKTNKVLTVLTMIFTLTMPTTLTGTLYGMNVVLPGADLGIEVFGALLAGSFILTGIMFVYFKKMGWFTN from the coding sequence ATGAGAGGACAATTTATCGCAAAGCTGCGTTCGACAAAAAAAAGACCAGAGGTTACCAAAGTCTCAGAAAAGATTCGCATCATGCAAGGGAATGGATTTGTATGGAAAGATTTACAGAATCCAGATAGATCACAATTAGAAAATCTACAAAAAGAACACAATCTAAACGCACTAAACATAGAAGATTGTCTTACAAAATTTGAGCTACCAAAGCTTGATGGATATTTAGATCACATATTTTTCATATTGCATTTTCCTCCACTTGGATCAAAAGAGATCAAACATAGTCAGCTCTCCATCTTTGCAGGTAAAGGATATCTTATTACCGTACATCAAGGTGATTTGGATCCGCTCACGACACTAGTAAACGATTGTGAGCAGTGTAATTCTAGAGGAACGACTTTGCTCAAAAAATCATTGTCCACAGTACTGCATGAAATTATCGACTTGCTTGTAGATGATCTTTTGCACATGATGCGACGTATAATATCAAACCTGGATGAAATTGAAGATGCAGTCTTTGATGATAAAAAATCCATAGCAAGACGCATATCCATATTGCGACGTGAGATTGTCAAAGTAAGACGCACCGTTGGACCATTAAAACGCATAGTCTCTGAAGCATCATCACATATAGAAAAGATAGATCCTAGTGGAGATTTACAATACCACTTTGATGATGTAACTGACCACATTGACAAGATAGTAGATATGCTAGAAGAGGCACGAGAGACGATGGAGATTTACAAGGATACTGATTTTATGCTTAGTACTGAAAAGACAAACAAAGTTCTAACCGTGTTGACGATGATATTCACACTTACAATGCCAACTACACTAACAGGTACATTATACGGAATGAATGTGGTACTGCCAGGAGCTGATCTAGGAATAGAGGTATTTGGTGCCTTGCTTGCTGGTTCGTTTATCCTAACTGGGATCATGTTTGTATATTTTAAAAAGATGGGCTGGTTTACAAATTAA
- a CDS encoding type 11 methyltransferase, with translation MLKQSYRKQIIHTWNEIAPRYHTRVKAGQGPFESTKKMLSMINIANGDRILDVACGTGAVSRELLHRVGHDGIVVGIDTSYTALLLAKKYAMGNNFHPVICDAEHMRFSSRHFDAATCQFGLFFFSNARKALKNIKRSLKFDGTLAITVHGRDTPFYTSLLDAIIKYIPEYKEPGTPDMTRFNTKNALAKQVREAGFSCIHSTEFTFTYSPGTFEQYWRNYLIFAPKASKAKIDLLDSRQKKELKEQVRENILPFENNKGNIKFPWQIVIVTAKNS, from the coding sequence TTGTTAAAACAGTCGTATAGAAAACAGATTATACATACATGGAATGAGATTGCCCCAAGATACCACACACGTGTTAAGGCAGGACAGGGACCTTTTGAGAGCACAAAAAAGATGCTCTCTATGATCAACATAGCAAATGGAGATCGTATTCTAGATGTTGCATGTGGTACAGGAGCAGTATCTCGTGAGCTGTTACATCGAGTTGGGCATGATGGTATCGTGGTTGGAATAGATACATCGTATACAGCCTTGCTTTTGGCAAAAAAATACGCAATGGGAAATAATTTTCATCCAGTCATATGTGATGCAGAACATATGCGATTCTCTAGTAGACATTTTGATGCTGCAACGTGTCAATTTGGACTATTCTTTTTTTCAAATGCACGTAAAGCATTAAAAAACATAAAACGATCGCTAAAATTTGATGGAACATTGGCAATTACAGTACACGGACGTGATACGCCATTTTATACCTCACTTTTAGATGCAATTATCAAATATATTCCAGAATACAAAGAACCTGGAACGCCAGATATGACAAGGTTTAACACCAAAAATGCCCTTGCAAAACAGGTAAGAGAGGCAGGATTCTCTTGCATACATTCTACAGAATTTACTTTTACATACAGCCCTGGAACATTTGAGCAATACTGGAGAAATTATCTCATCTTTGCTCCAAAAGCATCAAAGGCAAAGATTGACTTGCTTGACTCTAGACAAAAAAAAGAATTAAAGGAGCAGGTTAGAGAAAACATTTTGCCCTTTGAGAATAATAAAGGAAATATAAAATTCCCTTGGCAGATTGTAATTGTAACAGCAAAAAATTCCTAG
- a CDS encoding tRNA (5-methyl aminomethyl-2-thiouridylate)-methyltransferase: MSDKKKIVALLSGGLDSQLAVRMMQKQGFEVEAVAIKTPFCDFDCGRGCGFEIRERADDLNVKLKTVYLGDEYIEMLKHPKHGFGAGMNPCIDCRAMMFKAAKKHMEDIGAEFVISGEVMGQRPMSQHGPALRTIEKESDLKDKIVRPLSARLLPKTEPEKIGLIKREDLGMIKGRSRKPQLQMAKEFGIQDPPNAGGGCLLTDPAFGKRAIDLFDHKKTPTINDIDLLKVGRHFRLDKGAKLIVGRNHEENQVIDSLALAKDVLLETIDHFGPTSMIRGTNVKPHIDFAASVTVRYSDAPKDTQCHVNVITEDCKTKVDAKAAMEDDYIRFRI; encoded by the coding sequence ATGAGTGATAAGAAAAAAATTGTAGCTCTGCTCTCAGGTGGTCTTGACAGCCAGCTAGCAGTTAGAATGATGCAAAAGCAAGGTTTTGAGGTAGAAGCAGTTGCCATAAAGACACCATTTTGTGATTTTGATTGTGGTAGAGGTTGTGGATTTGAAATACGTGAAAGAGCTGATGATCTAAATGTAAAACTAAAGACAGTATATCTTGGAGATGAATATATCGAAATGTTAAAGCATCCAAAACACGGATTTGGTGCTGGCATGAATCCTTGTATAGATTGTCGTGCAATGATGTTCAAGGCGGCAAAAAAACACATGGAAGATATTGGTGCCGAGTTTGTAATATCTGGAGAGGTGATGGGTCAAAGACCGATGAGTCAACACGGACCAGCTCTTCGAACCATAGAGAAAGAATCAGATCTTAAAGATAAGATTGTACGTCCTCTCTCAGCTAGACTGTTACCAAAAACAGAACCAGAAAAAATCGGTCTTATCAAACGTGAAGATCTTGGAATGATCAAAGGTAGATCAAGAAAACCACAACTACAAATGGCAAAAGAATTTGGCATACAAGATCCACCAAACGCTGGTGGCGGATGCTTGTTGACTGATCCAGCATTTGGAAAAAGAGCAATTGATTTGTTTGATCATAAAAAAACACCAACCATAAATGATATAGACTTGCTCAAAGTTGGAAGACATTTTCGTTTAGATAAAGGCGCAAAACTGATCGTTGGTAGAAACCATGAAGAAAATCAAGTGATAGATTCTCTTGCACTTGCAAAAGATGTTTTACTTGAAACTATAGATCATTTTGGACCGACATCCATGATTCGTGGAACTAATGTAAAACCACATATTGATTTTGCAGCATCAGTGACGGTAAGATATTCTGATGCTCCAAAAGATACACAATGTCATGTAAATGTCATCACCGAGGATTGCAAGACCAAGGTTGACGCAAAGGCGGCCATGGAAGATGATTATATCAGATTTAGAATCTAG
- a CDS encoding Transposase-like protein, translated as MIARLHAMCLMQIRGLDMTETASSMFRTYQFVYKWHDRYQKYGLKGLEERSRCGRPPLVCSHTMMQMEKTFTETGTMILPKQVREYIKNKTGITYHITHVYRIMRGWKLEAKVPQKIHASALIVLLKYIWTVMLIV; from the coding sequence ATGATAGCACGATTGCATGCCATGTGTCTGATGCAGATACGTGGTCTGGACATGACAGAGACGGCATCTTCTATGTTCCGAACGTACCAGTTTGTATACAAATGGCACGATCGATATCAAAAATACGGACTCAAAGGCCTGGAGGAAAGGTCCAGATGCGGTCGTCCACCTTTGGTGTGCTCACACACCATGATGCAGATGGAAAAAACATTTACAGAAACAGGAACCATGATACTTCCAAAGCAGGTACGCGAATACATTAAAAATAAAACCGGAATTACATACCATATTACACATGTTTACAGAATTATGCGTGGATGGAAACTAGAGGCAAAAGTTCCACAAAAAATACACGCCAGCGCCTTGATTGTGTTACTCAAGTATATATGGACAGTGATGTTAATAGTATAA